Proteins co-encoded in one Longimicrobiales bacterium genomic window:
- a CDS encoding four helix bundle protein: protein MDYYFDHEKLQVYQLARELNREVVRLLGRLPRGHADSRDNLRRASMSVSRNIAEGAGKWRVPDKIHFYQIARASATECAASLDELVDCAGLKSGDVEELKRTAARIVAMLISMIRSLETRTAAN from the coding sequence ATGGACTACTACTTCGATCACGAAAAGCTGCAGGTGTACCAACTGGCGAGGGAGCTGAACCGCGAGGTGGTTCGCCTGCTCGGTCGGTTACCGCGGGGGCACGCGGATTCACGTGACAACCTGAGACGCGCGTCCATGTCCGTGAGCCGCAACATCGCCGAAGGTGCCGGCAAGTGGAGAGTTCCGGACAAAATTCATTTCTATCAGATCGCCCGCGCCTCGGCCACCGAATGTGCGGCCTCGCTCGATGAGCTTGTGGATTGCGCAGGGCTCAAGAGCGGGGATGTCGAGGAGCTGAAGCGAACGGCCGCACGCATCGTAGCGATGCTGATCTCGATGATCCGCTCGCTGGAAACCCGCACGGCGGCGAACTGA
- a CDS encoding SUF system NifU family Fe-S cluster assembly protein has product MTIDRSTPALGALFQELILEHYKKPRNRGAIPDADATVHMKNPTCGDEIHLGLKLDSDGRISDVKFLGEGCSISQASASMMTSLLVGKTPSETHELGARFAAMMHGDDAAASDRALGDTRALAGVAKFPVRVKCALLGWDAVAEALKKVKAR; this is encoded by the coding sequence ATGACGATTGACCGCTCCACCCCCGCACTCGGCGCGCTGTTCCAGGAGCTGATCCTCGAGCACTACAAGAAGCCGCGCAACCGCGGCGCCATCCCGGACGCGGACGCGACCGTGCACATGAAGAACCCGACCTGCGGCGACGAGATTCATCTCGGGCTGAAACTGGATTCCGACGGTCGCATCTCGGACGTGAAGTTCCTGGGGGAGGGCTGCTCGATCTCACAGGCGTCGGCATCGATGATGACGTCGCTGCTCGTGGGGAAGACTCCGTCCGAGACGCATGAGCTGGGAGCGCGGTTCGCCGCGATGATGCACGGCGATGACGCTGCGGCCAGCGACCGCGCGCTGGGAGACACGCGCGCGCTCGCGGGCGTGGCGAAGTTTCCGGTGAGGGTGAAATGCGCGCTGCTGGGGTGGGATGCAGTCGCAGAGGCGTTGAAGAAGGTGAAAGCCAGGTAG
- a CDS encoding cysteine desulfurase yields MPDIHRLRADFPLLDQTANGKPLAYLDNAATSQKPRPVIDAVNEFLLQDNANVHRGLYDLARRATDAYENARVRLGRFINAPSPDEVIWVRGTTEAINLVASSWGGANLQPGDEIIVTMLEHHSNIVPWQLVAERTGAVIRWVDIDEQGRLVLEEYDRLLNERTKLVAVGHVSNALGTINPVHAIIEKAHAAGALVLVDGAQAAPHLPVDVQALDCDFYALSGHKMCGPMGIGVLWARRELLDAMPPYQGGGEMIESVSMECSTWARVPHKFEAGTPNAAGAVGMAAACDYIDGIGHDALLAWEHELARHAMDRLSQVEGIRLFGPENLEERLAVFSFALEGVHPHDIATVLDAEGIAVRAGHHCAGPLMTRLGVPATARASFYLYNTTEEIDRLAAALITARELFAIG; encoded by the coding sequence ATGCCGGACATCCATCGGCTGCGCGCCGATTTCCCGCTGCTGGACCAGACGGCGAATGGCAAGCCGCTCGCCTACCTCGACAACGCCGCAACGTCGCAGAAGCCGCGCCCGGTCATCGACGCCGTCAACGAGTTCCTGCTGCAGGACAACGCCAACGTACACCGCGGTCTGTACGACCTGGCCCGCCGTGCGACCGACGCGTACGAGAACGCCCGAGTCCGCCTCGGACGCTTCATCAATGCGCCATCCCCGGACGAGGTGATCTGGGTCCGCGGCACGACCGAGGCGATCAACCTGGTGGCATCGTCATGGGGGGGTGCGAACCTGCAGCCCGGCGACGAGATCATCGTCACCATGCTCGAGCATCACTCCAACATCGTGCCCTGGCAGCTCGTCGCGGAGCGGACCGGCGCCGTGATCCGCTGGGTCGACATCGATGAGCAGGGACGGCTCGTTCTCGAGGAGTATGATCGCCTGCTGAACGAGCGGACGAAGCTGGTAGCGGTCGGGCATGTATCCAACGCACTGGGCACGATCAACCCCGTGCACGCAATCATTGAGAAGGCACATGCGGCAGGCGCGCTCGTCCTGGTGGACGGCGCCCAGGCCGCACCGCACCTGCCCGTCGACGTCCAGGCGCTCGACTGTGACTTTTACGCCCTGTCCGGCCACAAGATGTGCGGCCCGATGGGCATCGGCGTGCTCTGGGCGCGGCGCGAGCTGCTCGACGCGATGCCGCCCTACCAGGGCGGCGGCGAGATGATCGAGTCGGTCTCCATGGAGTGCTCGACCTGGGCCAGGGTGCCGCACAAGTTCGAGGCCGGCACTCCCAACGCGGCCGGCGCCGTCGGCATGGCTGCGGCATGCGACTACATCGACGGCATCGGCCATGACGCGCTCCTCGCGTGGGAGCATGAGCTCGCACGGCACGCGATGGACAGGCTGTCGCAGGTCGAAGGCATACGGCTGTTCGGCCCCGAGAACCTCGAAGAGCGCCTCGCGGTATTTTCCTTTGCCCTGGAGGGCGTGCACCCGCACGACATCGCGACAGTACTGGATGCAGAGGGCATCGCCGTTCGCGCGGGACACCACTGCGCCGGCCCGCTCATGACCCGGCTCGGCGTGCCTGCCACCGCGCGCGCGTCGTTCTACCTCTACAACACCACCGAAGAGATCGACCGGCTCGCCGCGGCACTGATCACGGCGCGCGAGCTGTTCGCAATCGGCTGA
- a CDS encoding non-heme iron oxygenase ferredoxin subunit, whose product MEAGNFVRVAAVDDVPPNALHGVEIEGKKICLANADGRIYAFADNCTHRDFPMHAGTIDDGEVECAWHGAKFQMESGRATRLPAVKPLRTYDVKVEDGGIWVAV is encoded by the coding sequence GTGGAGGCTGGCAACTTCGTGCGTGTGGCGGCCGTCGATGACGTGCCGCCCAACGCACTGCACGGCGTGGAGATCGAAGGGAAGAAGATCTGCCTGGCGAACGCGGACGGCCGCATCTACGCGTTCGCCGACAACTGCACGCACCGCGATTTCCCGATGCACGCCGGCACCATCGACGACGGCGAGGTCGAGTGCGCGTGGCATGGTGCGAAGTTCCAGATGGAGAGCGGCCGCGCGACACGGCTGCCGGCAGTGAAGCCGCTCAGGACATATGACGTGAAGGTCGAGGACGGCGGCATCTGGGTGGCGGTCTAG
- the sufD gene encoding Fe-S cluster assembly protein SufD: MAEVLTAVEGAAAYSREAVEKRSANEPHWLKSRRAEAWRAWEELPLPTTELEEWRYTEVSRLSWDQVTLADPAANTTSADAAHALLQGREASARVVQAGASIVSIELDEALAKKGVLLLDMAKAADEYGELIEKYLGTQAVPAKHGKFSALNGALWTAGIFLYVPRGVRIDAPIRVARYIDQPGLAYMPRTLIVAEDASSFGFVEEMSSPDMEGTTFVNGVVEVIAATSANVQYVAMQQWGRGVKHLSTQRTVAARDANLDSLIVNLGADVARVDLAASLEGPGSRSDMLGLYFGKGDQHFDHNTRQDHRTPHAQSDLLYKGALDDSAHAVFRGIIKVFPKAQRTDAYQTNRNLLLSREANSTSLPNLEIEADDVRCSHAATVGQLDAEELFYIMSRGIPRSIAERLVVFGFFGEVLERLPMPAVVEELRSAIEKKLV; this comes from the coding sequence TTGGCTGAGGTTCTTACGGCGGTCGAGGGTGCGGCCGCATACAGCAGGGAAGCGGTGGAGAAGCGCTCGGCGAACGAGCCGCACTGGCTGAAGTCGCGCCGGGCGGAGGCGTGGCGGGCCTGGGAAGAGCTGCCGCTGCCGACGACCGAGCTCGAGGAGTGGCGCTACACCGAGGTGTCGCGGCTGAGCTGGGACCAGGTCACGCTCGCGGACCCCGCGGCAAACACGACGTCTGCTGACGCGGCGCACGCGCTGCTGCAGGGGCGCGAAGCGTCGGCCAGGGTGGTCCAGGCTGGCGCTTCGATCGTCTCGATCGAGCTGGACGAAGCGCTCGCGAAGAAGGGTGTGCTGCTGCTCGATATGGCAAAGGCCGCCGACGAGTACGGCGAGCTGATCGAGAAGTACCTGGGCACGCAGGCGGTCCCGGCGAAGCACGGCAAGTTCTCCGCACTGAACGGCGCGCTCTGGACGGCGGGCATCTTCCTGTACGTCCCGCGCGGTGTGCGCATCGACGCACCGATCCGTGTTGCCCGCTACATCGACCAGCCCGGGCTGGCGTACATGCCGCGCACGTTGATCGTCGCGGAGGACGCGAGCAGCTTCGGTTTCGTCGAGGAAATGTCGTCGCCGGACATGGAGGGCACCACCTTCGTGAACGGCGTGGTCGAGGTGATCGCGGCGACGTCCGCGAACGTGCAGTACGTGGCGATGCAGCAGTGGGGCCGGGGCGTGAAGCACCTGTCCACGCAGCGCACGGTCGCCGCGCGCGATGCCAACCTGGACTCGCTGATCGTGAACCTCGGTGCCGACGTGGCACGTGTCGACCTCGCGGCCTCGCTCGAGGGGCCGGGCTCGCGCAGCGACATGCTGGGCCTGTACTTCGGCAAGGGCGACCAGCACTTCGACCACAACACGCGCCAGGACCACCGCACGCCGCACGCGCAGAGCGACCTGCTCTACAAGGGTGCGCTCGACGACTCGGCGCACGCCGTCTTCCGGGGCATCATCAAGGTGTTCCCGAAGGCGCAGCGGACCGACGCGTACCAGACGAACCGCAACCTGCTGCTCTCCCGGGAGGCGAATTCGACGTCGCTGCCGAACCTGGAGATCGAGGCGGACGACGTGCGCTGCTCACACGCGGCGACCGTCGGTCAGCTCGACGCGGAGGAGCTGTTCTACATCATGAGCCGCGGCATCCCGCGCAGCATCGCGGAGCGGCTCGTCGTCTTCGGTTTCTTCGGTGAAGTGCTCGAGCGGCTGCCGATGCCGGCAGTGGTCGAGGAGCTTCGCAGCGCGATCGAGAAGAAGCTTGTCTGA
- the sufB gene encoding Fe-S cluster assembly protein SufB, with translation MPENETIAGLGLEEYKYGFVTEGKPVFKARPGLDEEIVREISAHKNEPEWMLNFRLKALKIFAAKPMPTWGGDLSTLDATLDEIYYYIRPQEQMERSWDDVPQEIKDTFEKLGIPEAERKVLAGVGAQYESEMVYHSLKKEWEEKGVIFESIEDGLRLYPDLFREYFGTVVPPQDNKFAALNSAAWSGGSFVYIPKGVTVDIPLQAYFRVNAERMGQFERTLIIVDEGANAQYIEGCTAPSYSTESFHSGVIEIIVKPNARFRYVTIQNWSHNMYNLVTQRALVHEGAHMEWLDGNLGSKLTMKYPSCYLVGKGAHGEILSIAYAGDGQHQDTGGKVVHAAPHTTSRIISKSISKGTGRSTYRGLCKIYEGADDAKSNVECDALLLNDTSRTDTFPYIEIEEQSASVGHEATVSKIGEEQLFYLMSRGLSEEEASAMIVRGFIEPIAKQLPLEYAVELNRLIELEMEGSVG, from the coding sequence ATGCCAGAGAATGAAACGATCGCCGGTCTCGGCCTGGAAGAGTACAAGTACGGGTTCGTAACCGAGGGCAAGCCGGTCTTCAAGGCGCGTCCGGGTCTGGACGAGGAGATCGTCCGCGAGATCTCGGCGCACAAGAACGAGCCGGAGTGGATGCTGAACTTCCGGCTGAAGGCGCTGAAGATCTTCGCGGCGAAGCCGATGCCGACGTGGGGCGGCGACCTGTCGACGCTCGATGCGACGCTGGACGAGATCTACTACTACATCAGGCCGCAGGAGCAGATGGAGCGCTCCTGGGACGACGTGCCGCAGGAGATCAAGGACACGTTCGAGAAGCTCGGCATTCCCGAGGCGGAGCGTAAGGTGCTCGCGGGTGTCGGAGCGCAGTACGAGTCCGAGATGGTTTACCACTCGCTGAAGAAGGAGTGGGAGGAGAAGGGCGTCATCTTCGAGTCGATCGAGGATGGGCTGCGTCTCTACCCGGATCTTTTCAGGGAGTACTTCGGCACGGTGGTGCCGCCGCAGGACAACAAGTTCGCCGCGCTGAACAGCGCTGCGTGGTCGGGTGGCAGCTTCGTCTACATCCCGAAGGGTGTGACGGTCGACATCCCGCTGCAGGCGTACTTCCGCGTGAACGCGGAGCGGATGGGGCAGTTCGAGCGCACGCTGATCATCGTCGACGAGGGTGCGAACGCGCAGTACATCGAGGGGTGCACGGCGCCGTCGTACTCGACGGAGTCGTTCCACTCGGGCGTGATCGAGATCATCGTGAAGCCGAACGCGCGCTTCCGGTACGTGACCATCCAGAACTGGTCGCACAACATGTACAACCTCGTAACCCAGCGGGCGCTGGTGCACGAAGGTGCGCACATGGAGTGGCTGGACGGCAACCTGGGCTCGAAGCTGACGATGAAGTACCCGTCGTGCTACCTGGTCGGCAAGGGTGCGCACGGCGAGATCCTGTCCATCGCCTACGCCGGCGACGGCCAGCACCAGGACACGGGTGGCAAGGTGGTGCACGCGGCGCCGCACACGACGTCACGCATCATCTCCAAGTCGATTTCCAAGGGGACCGGCCGCTCGACGTACCGTGGCCTGTGCAAGATCTACGAGGGAGCCGACGACGCGAAGTCGAACGTCGAGTGTGACGCGCTGCTGCTGAACGACACCTCGCGTACGGACACGTTCCCGTACATCGAGATCGAGGAGCAGAGCGCGAGCGTCGGTCACGAGGCGACGGTCTCGAAGATCGGCGAGGAGCAGTTGTTCTATCTGATGAGCCGGGGGCTGTCGGAGGAGGAGGCCAGCGCGATGATCGTGCGTGGCTTCATCGAGCCGATCGCGAAGCAGCTTCCGCTCGAGTATGCGGTCGAGCTGAACCGCCTCATCGAGCTGGAGATGGAGGGTTCCGTTGGCTGA
- the sufC gene encoding Fe-S cluster assembly ATPase SufC, which yields MSEPLLKIENLHAVIAEDGTEILRGVDLEIGTGEIHAIMGPNGSGKSTLSKVLSGHPAYEVTDGAVWFKGENLLEQEVDERARSGIFLAFQYPVEIPGVSIANFLRASVQAANPDEEVDIFDFQETLQERMALLEMDVAFAQRSVNEGFSGGEKKRNEILQLAMLEPALAVLDETDSGLDIDALKVVSSGVNKLHEERPEMSFLVITHYQRILNYIRPTHVHVMVDGRIARSGGFELAEELEARGYEEYRGEPVVAQP from the coding sequence ATGAGCGAGCCGCTGCTGAAGATCGAGAATCTGCACGCCGTGATTGCCGAGGACGGCACGGAGATCCTGCGTGGCGTGGACCTGGAGATCGGGACGGGCGAGATCCACGCGATCATGGGCCCGAACGGATCGGGCAAGAGCACGCTGTCGAAGGTGCTGAGCGGCCACCCCGCGTACGAGGTGACGGACGGCGCGGTGTGGTTCAAGGGGGAGAACCTGCTGGAGCAGGAGGTCGACGAGCGTGCGCGTTCGGGGATCTTCCTGGCGTTCCAGTATCCCGTTGAAATTCCTGGCGTATCGATCGCGAACTTCCTGCGTGCGAGCGTGCAGGCGGCGAACCCGGACGAGGAAGTCGACATTTTCGATTTCCAGGAGACGCTGCAGGAGCGCATGGCGCTGCTGGAGATGGATGTGGCGTTCGCACAGCGCTCGGTGAACGAGGGCTTCAGCGGTGGTGAGAAGAAGCGCAACGAGATTCTGCAGCTGGCCATGCTGGAGCCTGCGCTCGCGGTGCTGGACGAGACGGACTCGGGCCTGGACATCGATGCGCTGAAGGTGGTCTCGAGTGGTGTGAACAAGCTGCATGAGGAGCGACCGGAGATGTCGTTCCTGGTGATCACGCACTATCAGCGGATCCTGAACTACATCCGTCCGACGCACGTGCACGTGATGGTCGACGGCCGGATTGCTCGCTCGGGCGGTTTCGAGCTGGCGGAGGAGCTGGAGGCGCGCGGTTACGAGGAGTACCGGGGCGAGCCGGTCGTTGCGCAGCCGTGA
- a CDS encoding patatin-like phospholipase family protein: MSRVVLVLGGGGIKGLTHVGAWRALLEAGIEVDEIIGTSIGGLIGTLIAAGEGPDTLTARALALGRTDIVALNRWAVLLNGIRQPAVFHDVPFREYISRLLPVRTFGELRLPLSMNAVDLESGEMVWFGAGGRQDVPLDDAIYATCALPLFFPPASIDDRLFVDGGVLDTLPLARAKTRGATRIIAIDAGAEGSASASSILENGLVGIHQRVYQLMATQWKQRQVETWEGPPVTFVRPRLEGYGTFDFDRTSYFLEEGYRATREVLESEGHTFPVREREA, encoded by the coding sequence ATGTCCCGAGTCGTACTGGTGCTGGGCGGAGGCGGGATCAAGGGGCTGACGCACGTCGGCGCCTGGCGCGCGCTGCTGGAGGCCGGCATCGAGGTGGACGAGATCATCGGCACGAGCATCGGCGGGCTGATCGGGACGCTGATCGCGGCTGGTGAGGGGCCGGACACGCTGACGGCCCGTGCACTGGCCCTGGGGCGGACGGATATCGTGGCGCTGAACCGGTGGGCGGTGCTGCTGAACGGGATCCGCCAGCCGGCCGTATTCCACGACGTCCCGTTCCGTGAATACATCTCCCGGCTGCTGCCGGTGCGGACGTTTGGAGAATTGCGGCTGCCGCTGTCGATGAACGCAGTGGACCTGGAGAGTGGGGAGATGGTGTGGTTCGGGGCCGGCGGTCGCCAGGACGTCCCGCTCGACGATGCGATCTACGCGACCTGTGCGCTGCCGCTGTTCTTTCCCCCCGCGTCGATCGATGACCGGCTGTTCGTGGATGGGGGCGTGCTGGACACGCTGCCGCTCGCGCGAGCAAAGACGCGGGGTGCCACGCGGATCATCGCGATCGACGCCGGTGCGGAAGGCTCGGCGTCGGCGTCCTCGATCCTGGAGAACGGCCTGGTCGGCATCCACCAGCGCGTCTATCAGCTGATGGCGACGCAGTGGAAGCAGCGGCAGGTCGAAACGTGGGAAGGCCCGCCGGTGACGTTCGTGCGTCCGCGCCTGGAAGGATACGGCACCTTCGACTTCGACCGGACATCGTACTTCCTGGAGGAAGGCTACCGCGCCACGCGGGAAGTGCTGGAGTCGGAAGGCCACACGTTCCCGGTCCGCGAGCGCGAGGCCTGA
- the dacB gene encoding D-alanyl-D-alanine carboxypeptidase/D-alanyl-D-alanine-endopeptidase, with protein sequence MKRLLLLALIATACAPAATRAPAAPRTLAGVADSVIRTPPLDRTHWGVLVVDATTGRELYRHDAHAHYIPASNTKLVVTAVALGTLGPDYQYRTEVRALGMRGDSVESLVVHGSGDPTLSARFHGERLAAVDSIARTLAASGVRYAQRLVIDASAFEDERINGSWEVGDLPWSYAPPTGAFSIEEGTFRVVVQPGHQPGAAGTISVLDTGAQPVAATIVTDTAGARTRLTIDYLQRTDTVFITGRIAVDAGADTSTLAVTRPERYAAGVLAEALARAGVTVAGLEIVHDSVAAAGLRAGGTLIHEIVSPPMRDIVAAILQPSQNWIAEQVLKTLGAVYRGSGSWDAGLEVEREYLVGTAGLDSLSFSLRDASGLSAQNLLAPEAIVRLLAHARTQPWADDYRAGMAQPGLRQSTLANRLRALEGRMFAKTGTIANVNSLSGYLVAADGRELLFSILTNGSGRPSGAVRAGIDRIAEMIAAEGGS encoded by the coding sequence ATGAAGCGACTGCTGCTGCTTGCCCTGATCGCGACCGCCTGTGCCCCCGCCGCAACGCGTGCACCGGCAGCGCCGCGCACGCTCGCGGGCGTTGCCGACTCGGTGATCCGTACGCCTCCGCTCGACCGCACACACTGGGGCGTTCTCGTGGTCGATGCGACGACCGGCCGGGAACTGTACCGGCACGACGCGCACGCCCACTACATCCCGGCATCGAATACCAAGCTGGTCGTGACGGCGGTCGCACTCGGCACGCTCGGGCCGGACTACCAGTATCGGACGGAAGTGCGTGCGCTCGGCATGCGCGGCGACAGCGTCGAATCGCTGGTCGTGCACGGCAGCGGCGATCCCACGCTGTCGGCCCGTTTCCACGGGGAGCGGCTCGCGGCCGTTGACTCGATTGCGCGCACCCTCGCAGCCAGCGGAGTCCGGTACGCGCAGCGCCTCGTGATCGACGCCAGCGCCTTCGAGGACGAGCGCATCAACGGCAGCTGGGAAGTCGGCGACCTGCCATGGTCGTATGCTCCGCCGACGGGTGCCTTCAGCATCGAGGAAGGCACGTTCCGAGTGGTCGTGCAGCCGGGTCACCAGCCGGGCGCGGCGGGCACCATCAGCGTTCTCGACACGGGGGCACAGCCCGTGGCCGCGACGATCGTCACCGACACCGCCGGCGCGCGCACACGCCTGACGATCGACTACCTGCAGCGCACGGACACCGTCTTCATTACCGGGCGCATCGCGGTCGATGCCGGCGCCGACACGTCGACCCTCGCCGTTACCCGCCCGGAGCGCTACGCGGCCGGCGTGCTCGCGGAGGCGCTCGCACGCGCGGGTGTCACCGTCGCCGGCCTGGAGATCGTGCATGACTCCGTGGCCGCGGCCGGACTCCGGGCGGGCGGCACGCTCATCCACGAGATCGTCTCGCCACCGATGCGCGACATCGTTGCCGCGATCCTGCAGCCGAGTCAGAACTGGATCGCCGAGCAGGTGCTCAAGACACTGGGGGCCGTGTATCGCGGCAGCGGAAGCTGGGACGCGGGACTCGAGGTGGAGCGTGAGTACCTGGTCGGCACGGCAGGGCTCGACTCCCTGTCCTTCTCGCTGCGCGACGCCTCCGGGCTTTCGGCGCAGAACCTGCTGGCGCCCGAGGCCATCGTGCGGCTGCTCGCGCACGCCCGCACCCAGCCGTGGGCGGACGACTACCGGGCGGGCATGGCACAGCCGGGACTCCGGCAGAGCACACTCGCCAACCGGCTGCGCGCGCTCGAGGGCCGGATGTTCGCAAAAACCGGTACGATCGCGAACGTCAACTCACTGAGCGGCTACCTGGTCGCCGCCGACGGCCGTGAGCTGCTGTTCAGTATCCTGACCAACGGGTCGGGCCGACCGTCCGGCGCAGTCCGCGCCGGCATCGACCGTATCGCTGAGATGATCGCCGCGGAGGGTGGATCATGA
- a CDS encoding pyridoxal-dependent decarboxylase gives MTADGARAQTVSGVGDMDPEDFRRFGHRLIDWVAEYLKDPEQYPVLARVQPGDLVRALPAAPPVDAEPFDRVLDDFERLIPPATTHWNHPGFFAYFGITGSGPGILGELLAAALNVNAMVWRSGPSATELEQVTLDWLRQMAGLPPAFMGTINDTASTSTMYALAAAREADPSLRVRDEGLAGRPELPRMRVYCSEEAHSSVDKAAIALGFGLSGVRRLPADDRFAMRIDALRDAVQADIAAGVHPLAVVATVGTTVATGIDPVREIAGVCREHGMWLHIDAAYGGAAALLPEMRHILEGSEEADSIVINPHKWLFVPADCSALYTRHDDIMRRAFSLTPVYLTTAEGDAARNLMDYGIALGRRFRALKLWFVIRAFGVHGMQERLREHMRLARLFAEEVDRDPHLERLAPVDFSVVVFRRIAAGADEEELDRINERLLERLNASGEVFLSHSRVKGKYALRLAIGNLRTRERHVRRVLELVRKE, from the coding sequence ATGACAGCAGATGGCGCGCGTGCGCAAACGGTGAGTGGCGTCGGCGACATGGATCCCGAGGACTTCCGGCGCTTCGGTCACCGGCTGATCGACTGGGTGGCGGAGTATCTGAAGGATCCCGAGCAGTACCCGGTGCTCGCACGCGTCCAGCCGGGTGACCTGGTCCGCGCGCTGCCTGCGGCACCACCGGTCGATGCGGAGCCCTTCGACAGGGTGCTGGACGACTTCGAGCGCCTGATCCCGCCCGCGACCACGCACTGGAATCACCCCGGTTTTTTCGCCTATTTCGGGATCACCGGCTCCGGACCCGGTATCCTGGGTGAGCTGCTGGCCGCGGCGCTCAACGTGAATGCAATGGTCTGGCGGAGCGGCCCCTCGGCGACCGAGCTGGAGCAGGTCACCCTGGACTGGCTGCGGCAGATGGCGGGCCTGCCGCCGGCATTCATGGGGACCATCAACGACACCGCGTCGACCAGCACGATGTACGCGCTCGCCGCCGCGCGCGAGGCGGACCCTTCGCTGCGGGTTCGCGACGAGGGCCTCGCCGGCCGGCCCGAGCTCCCGCGCATGCGCGTCTACTGCTCCGAGGAAGCGCATTCCAGCGTCGACAAGGCAGCCATCGCGCTGGGCTTCGGCCTGAGCGGCGTGCGCCGCCTCCCTGCCGACGACCGCTTCGCGATGCGTATCGATGCCCTGCGCGACGCGGTCCAGGCCGACATTGCCGCGGGCGTGCATCCCCTCGCCGTGGTAGCGACCGTCGGCACGACCGTCGCCACGGGCATCGATCCCGTCCGTGAGATCGCCGGGGTGTGTCGCGAGCACGGCATGTGGCTGCACATCGACGCGGCCTACGGCGGCGCGGCCGCGCTGCTGCCGGAGATGCGCCACATCCTGGAAGGCAGCGAGGAGGCCGATTCGATCGTGATCAATCCGCACAAGTGGCTGTTCGTGCCGGCCGACTGCTCCGCGCTCTACACGCGCCACGACGACATCATGCGGCGTGCGTTCTCGCTCACGCCCGTGTACCTGACCACTGCCGAAGGAGACGCGGCTCGCAACCTGATGGACTACGGCATCGCCCTCGGCCGCCGGTTTCGCGCACTGAAGCTCTGGTTCGTCATCCGCGCGTTCGGTGTGCACGGCATGCAGGAGCGACTGCGTGAGCACATGCGCCTGGCCAGGCTGTTCGCCGAGGAGGTCGACCGCGATCCGCACCTGGAGCGGCTCGCACCCGTGGACTTTTCCGTGGTCGTGTTCCGGAGGATCGCTGCCGGGGCGGACGAGGAGGAGCTCGACCGCATCAACGAGCGTCTTCTCGAGCGCCTGAACGCGAGCGGCGAGGTGTTCCTGTCGCACAGCAGAGTGAAGGGCAAGTATGCGCTCCGCCTGGCCATCGGAAACCTGCGGACACGCGAGCGCCACGTGCGACGGGTGCTCGAGCTGGTCCGCAAGGAGTGA